A genomic window from Silene latifolia isolate original U9 population chromosome Y, ASM4854445v1, whole genome shotgun sequence includes:
- the LOC141632127 gene encoding uncharacterized protein LOC141632127 encodes MASLIIWDEAPMDNMFAFEALDRTLRDVMAFQNPEAKWKIFGGKVVLLGGDFRQVLPIIPKGSRQDVVQASISRTSLWTECKVYTLRKSMRVIEGEGSEQKQQRHRLFNEWLLAMGRGNLEASAEDNEEEATWIKIPEQYIGSLGELELKKVVAEMYPDFDFKHNDENYLRERAILTPLNETADFINNYMAGLLPGDEVTYRSCDEICSSSTECEDHFTSYPTEYLNSLVLQGVPHHELKLKVGMPVMLLRNISPVRGLCNGTRLIISRLGQFIVEGKIITGSKVGHKVMIPRIVMTSSDTKIPFVLKRRQYPLRPCYAMTINKSQGQSLNHVGVYLPKPVFSHGQLYVAASRTTSPEGLRFYIDDREQVYKGHTRNIVYKEVFNNLPN; translated from the coding sequence ATGGCATCATTAATTATATGGGACGAGGCTCCTATGGACAACATGTTTGCATTTGAAGCACTAGACAGGACTCTTAGGGATGTGATGGCGTTTCAGAACCCGGAAGCGAAGTGGAAgatttttggagggaaagttgtACTACTCGGAGGCGATTTCCGACAGGTTCTTCCGATAATACCGAAAGGGTCACGACAGGATGTTGTGCAAGCCTCGATCAGTAGAACAAGTCTGTGGACTGAGTGCAAGGTTTACACACTAAGAAAAAGCATGCGGGTAATAGAGGGGGAGGGGAGTGAGCAAAAACAGCAGAGGCATAGGTTGTTTaatgaatggctattggctatGGGTAGAGGCAATCTCGAAGCCAGTGCAGAAGATAACGAGGAAGAGGCAACATGGATTAAGATACCAGAGCAGTATATCGGCAGCCTAGGGGAACTGGAACTGAAGAAGGTAGTGGCTGAGATGTATCCTGACTTCGATTTCAAACATAACGATGAAAACTACCTCAGAGAGAGAGCTATACTTACACCCTTGAATGAGACGGCGGACTTTATAAATAATTACATGGCTGGCCTTCTTCCAGGAGATGAGGTAACATACAGGAGTTGTGATGAAATTTGTTCTTCATCTACCGAATGCGAGGATCACTTCACATCGTACCCGACTGAGTATTTAAACAGTCTTGTACTGCAAGGCGTGCCCCATCATGAGTTAAAGCTTAAAGTCGGAATGCCGGTTATGTTGCTAAGAAACATTAGTCCTGTGCGAGGGTTATGTAATGGAACAAGACTTATTATCTCTCGCCTAGGACAGTTCATAGTAGAAGGGAAAATAATTACAGGCTCAAAAGTAGGTCACAAGGTTATGATACCACGGATAGTGATGACGTCGTCGGACACAAAGATCCCTTTCGTGCTAAAGAGAAGACAATATCCGTTGCGACCATGTTATGCCATGACAATCAACAAAAGTCAAGGGCAATCACTAAACCATGTCGGAGTTTATCTGCCAAAGCCGGTTTTCAGTCACGGCCAACTTTACGTGGCTGCGTCAAGAACAACGTCGCCAGAGGGATTGCGGTTCTATATTGATGATAGAGAACAAGTGTACAAGGGGCACACGAGAAATATTGTTTACAAGGAAGTTTTTAATAATTTACCAAATTAG
- the LOC141632128 gene encoding uncharacterized protein LOC141632128: MGSSKLQKNNSLICVDLVLIDEEENYIHATIESGLWRFYRNKIVEGSICLIENFKVQPNKDNYRVVSDNKIMLSFIYETHVKIINNDITPIPYHKFDLMHFHKLESRRQKDFVLSDVIGVLVKEHGENNDIMIEIEDRSKQRLKVKLWNQCTQDYFKQKKKLEAKGCKIFIIVITSTRVKGPNSANLRVETSLSSKVYFNLEIPEVNELLTICSDRQDEIIVGKVKLQKRGIILDHDDLLANKKDISAILNGCKKPYQTVNFLLN, translated from the exons ATGGGAAGTTCTAAACTTCAGAAAAATAATAGTTTAATATGCGTCGATTTGGTTCTTATTGATGAGGAG gaaaattatattcacGCAACTATTGAAAGTGGCTTATGGAGATTTTATCGTAACAAAATCGTTGAAGGAAGCATCTGTCTAATAGAGAATTTTAAGGTCCAGCCAAACAAAGATAATTACCGAGTTGTGAGCGATAACAAGATCATGCTATCATTTATTTATGAAACTCATGTCAAGATTATTAACAATGATATCACACCTATTCCCTATCACAAGTTTGATTTAATGCACTTTCATAAGCTAGAATCTCGCCGTCAGAAAGACTTTGTGCTATCCG atgTCATTGGCGTTCTTGTGAAAGAACATGGGGAAAACAATGATATTATGATCGAGATTGAAGATAGGAG CAAACAACGCCTGAAAGTGAAATTATGGAATCAATGCACTCAAGACTATTTCAAGCAAAAAAAGAAGCTGGAAGCGAAGGGGTgcaaaatatttataatagtcATTACATCTACAAGAGTTAAAGGTCCAAATTCTG CCAACCTTCGAGTAGAGACATCGCTTTCATCCAAGGTTTATTTCAATCTTGAAATTCCCGAGGTCAACGAACTGCTTACTATTTGCAG TGACAGACAAGATGAAATTATTGTCGGCAAGGTCAAATTACAAAAACGCGGAATAATATTAGATCATGACGATCTCCTTGCCAACAAAAAGGATATTTCGGCTATATTAAATGGCTGTAAAAAACCCTATCAAACGGTAAATTTCCTGCTCAATTAA